One part of the Entelurus aequoreus isolate RoL-2023_Sb linkage group LG05, RoL_Eaeq_v1.1, whole genome shotgun sequence genome encodes these proteins:
- the LOC133650094 gene encoding transcription elongation factor SPT4, giving the protein MALERVPKDIRHLRACLLCSLVKTIDQFEYDGCDNCDPYLQMKGNREMVYECTSSSFDGVVAMMSPDDSWVAKWQRIGNFEPGVYAVSVTGRLPPGVVRELKSRRVIYKSRDTAVKS; this is encoded by the exons ATGGCCTTGGAGAGAGTCCCTAAAGACATCCGACATCTGCGAGCCTGTTTGCTTTGCTCTTTAGTCAAG ACCATCGACCAGTTTGAGTATGACGGCTGTGACAATTGTGATCCTTACCTGCAGATGAAGGGCAACCGAGAGATGGTTTATGAATGCACCAGTTCTTCATTTGACGG CGTGGTCGCCATGATGAGTCCAGACGACAGCTGGGTAGCGAAATGGCAGAGAATAG GCAACTTTGAGCCAGGAGTGTACGCAGTGTCAGTCACTGGCAGACTACCTCCAG GTGTGGTGCGAGAACTGAAGAGCAGGAGAGTGATCTACAAGTCCAGAGATACAGCCGTCAAGTCCTGA